In the Panthera uncia isolate 11264 chromosome D2, Puncia_PCG_1.0, whole genome shotgun sequence genome, one interval contains:
- the NANOS1 gene encoding nanos homolog 1 — translation MEAFPWAPRSPSRGRAPPPMALVPSARYVSAQGPAHPQPFSSWNDYLGLATLITKAVDGEPRFGCARGGDGGGGGASPPSSSSSSCCSPHAGTGPGALGPALGPPDYDDDDDDDSDEPASRGRYLGGALELRALELCAGPAEAGLLEERFAELSPFAGRAAAVLLGCAPAAAATAAAEVAPREERAPAWAAEPRLHAASGAAAARLLKPELQVCVFCRNNKEAVALYTTHILKGPDGRVLCPVLRRYTCPLCGASGDNAHTIKYCPLSKVPPPPAARPPPRSARDCQPGKKLR, via the coding sequence ATGGAGGCTTTCCCCTGGGCGCCCCGCTCGCCCAGCCGCGGCCGCGCCCCCCCGCCCATGGCGCTCGTGCCCAGCGCCCGCTACGTGAGCGCCCAGGGCCCGGCGCACCCGCAGCCCTTCAGCTCGTGGAACGACTACCTGGGGCTCGCCACGCTCATCACCAAGGCAGTGGACGGCGAGCCGCGCTTCGGCTGCGCCCGCGGCGgggacggcggcggcggcggcgcctccccgccctcctcctcctcgtcgtcCTGCTGCTCCCCCCACGCGGGGACCGGGCCCGGAGCGCTGGGGCCGGCGCTGGGGCCGCCCGActacgacgacgacgacgacgacgacagCGACGAGCCGGCGTCCCGGGGCCGCTACCTGGGCGGCGCGCTGGAGCTGCGCGCGCTGGAGCTGTGCGCGGGCCCCGCCGAGGCCGGGCTGCTGGAGGAGCGCTTCGCCGAGCTGAGCCCGTTCGCGGGTCGCGCCGCCGCCGTGCTGCTAGGCTGCGCGCCCGCCGCTGCCGCCACTGCCGCCGCGGAGGTGGCGCCGCGCGAGGAGCGGGCCCCGGCGTGGGCGGCCGAGCCCCGGCTGCACGCCGCCTCCGGGGCGGCCGCCGCCCGACTGCTCAAGCCCGAGCTGCAGGTGTGCGTGTTCTGCCGGAACAACAAGGAGGCGGTGGCGCTCTACACCACCCACATCCTGAAGGGACCCGACGGGCGAGTGCTGTGCCCGGTGCTGCGCCGCTACACGTGTCCCCTGTGCGGCGCCAGCGGCGACAACGCGCACACCATCAAGTACTGCCCGCTCTCCAAAgtgccgccgccgcccgccgcccgcccgccgccgcgcAGCGCCAGGGACTGCCAGCCGGGGAAGAAGCTGCGCTGA